From Juglans regia cultivar Chandler chromosome 9, Walnut 2.0, whole genome shotgun sequence:
ATAGGAATAGAGAAGTAATGGCGGCGTACAGAGCGGAGGACGACTACGACTACCTGTTCAAGGTGGTATTGATAGGGGACTCTGGCGTGGGAAAATCCAACCTCTTGTCTCGTTTCACCCGCAACGAGTTCAACCTCGATTCCAAGTCCACTATCGGCGTCGAATTCGCCACCCGCAGCGTCCGTGTAGACGACAAGATCGTTAAGGCCCAGATTTGGGACACCGCTGGCCAAGAAAggttctctctcattttattttcattatttctttaGAATTTGTGTTCCCTTTATcctctttttttattagtttcttctttttcttttttttttttttttgtgggaaaaACGTGGGAAAGAGACGGAATTGTGGTTTTGAATTTGACTTTGGCGCACTGTTTGTTGAGAATGTTGTTTTCGGTTACAGTTGGGGTATggaactttttattttgtgtgtggcATGTTTGATTGGTTGCAAAACTTGGTAAAATGGTGGAGGACTGGAATCTGGGATTCTTCTGTCCCGGATCTTAGAAGGGTCTGAAGGCGTTTGAGGTAAACCAGTCTTGGTATTTGAGTTTGCCGGAAATGTAGGGATAGAAATAAAATCGTGTTCTTGGGAAATTGTTTTCGTTAATATCAATTGACATCTGCTCATgaagttaaaatgtttttgtcCTTTGGTTGTTGATAAAATGCGGGTAAAGTTAAGGTATCTGAATCTCgggttatttttttaatttattatttacttcttTTAGTTTGTTCTCGAGGTTATGAGAGATCTGGGAAGCAGCATTTCCAAGTTAATGGACCTAGCACAAGTACTTGACTTGATTTAGCCGAGGGcttcatttttttgaaatatgtgttGGGCAAAAGCATCTTTCAGGCGGTAGGATATTGATTGAGTAATGAAACCTAACAAGAGTAGAAGCTTCTAATAATGTTCGTAACTATTCAGTTCTCCAGCTTTTACTGCACCGATATTTAACAAATAGATAAAGGAAATAGAAGATGAATTTCAATTTGAGTCAGATTTCAAACTGGAAGAGAAGGATATTATGCAGCTCTCTCTATTGTATATGTAGCTTACCGTAGGCATGCTAAATCCTGTTACTCTTATTGTTCAATGCAGAAAAGGGTCATCTTCTTTTCTGAAACTTCTGCTCTCACGTGATCTTCTCAGTCGTAATGTGAAGTCCTGAAATTATAGTTTGATTTACTTAATTATGTTCTTTACCACATAGGTACCGTGCAATTACTAGTGCTTACTACCGAGGAGCTGTGGGTGCATTGCTTGTCTATGATGTCACCCGCCATTTGACATTTGAGAATGTTGAGAGATGGTTGAAGGAGTTACGGGATCACACAGACTCCAATATCGTGATAATGCTTGTGGGTAACAAGGCAGATCTGCGCCACTTACGTGCTGTATCCGCAGAGGATGCTACAGCTTTTGCCGAGAGAGAGCGCACCTTCTTTATGGAGACATCTGCCCTGGAGTCTTTGAATGTGGAGAATGCATTCACCCAAGTTCTAACCCAAACATATCGAGTAGTGAGCCGGAAAGCACTTGATATTGGAGATGATCCTACAGCCTTGCCTAAAGGACAAACCATAAATGTTGGAACCAAGGATGATGTTTCTGCTGTTAAGAAAGTTAGTTGCTGTTCTGCCTAATTATAGATGGTGATAGATCAAGGAGTCTAAACCTATCTTGCTGCGCTTGAAATCTGAGGTTTCCACCCACAACTCAGGGATCTTCCCAccaaaattttcacttttccGATAGTGCTTGAGCATGTCTGAGGTCAGTTTTAACGTTTTACATCCATAGAAATGTTGACTGTCTTTTCCACTGGTATATTGTTTAAATTCTCAACTTTTGTGAAGTTTTTCTTGTACTTGGTTGTTTTAGAATTGAAAGACATCAGAGGCAAATTCAATTTTGCATCTGATAAATGATTTAGTTGTTTTTATTGCTGGATGACAATGAAGATGACGGGCTGGTTTCGTCTTTTTATGTGTAATGGTGTAGTCAGTTTTTTATAAGAGGAAAAGAGGAggatatatttgattttttggcaATTTTGCTTCTTGCATAGTCACGTGCCCTATATAAATCAGTTTAATGaacaaaaaaagtaatgaatttCATTCCGATCCAAGTCATAATTGGACAAAAAGTCTCTACAGCTGTTGTCAAGACAGGAACCACTGGGCCATTTTCCAGAAACCAGCATATAAATGAGTTGGACATGCAACTGTTACTCCTCCATGCTAACATATGAAACAGGATCTCAACTTGATGAGGCAGCTAGCtttacagtgaaaatctttcaAACCATCTCCccatttttaacatttataacTCATTCCTTCGTGTGTTCAGTGCTGTAGATTTGCACATTGGGCAGACATTCCTCACGCGCACCCACTTCTTTAAGCAATGTGCATGATACTCGTGCCCACAATCAAGGGTTGCAATCTGCTCTTGATCCTTGTATTCATGCTACAAAATCAGATAAATTAATACAATATCCTGATATATTTGAGTTGGACTTGATAATTCCGGGATAGATTATTACAGAAATATGAGCCAGATACAATTCAAACTTTGCCATCTCTAAACTCTGTTTCAAAGTATACCTGGCATATAATGCAAGATTCGGCTTCCTGATGCACAGAAGCAGTCTCCCCCGGATTGATAATAGGAGCAGATGATACATTAGTTCTTGTCCTCAACTGTCTAGCGATAGTTTCCTCCGACAACTCGTCCTCTTCATCGGAGTCCTCTTCCATCAATGCAAACAACTCCTGTAGGAAATAAGAATTTCAAGTCAAAGCTTTTATAGATGTCTGCAAAATTTgttaaattcaaaatcataGAGAGCAAggtcttttttaatatatgtctatacatatatataatatataatgtcaATGTTTCTAGATCAATGCTACCCACTTGCCCATGTAGCTGGTTTTCAGTGACTGTCCATTTAATTTATTGTCATAGAAAaccacataaaatatttttagcttACCAATGGCATTTGCACTACATTCAACCATACCTCATTGCTAGAGTCAGTCAAGTTCCTCAGTTGATATAATTGTTGCAGCACTAGCAAATCAAGTATAACAGTTTCCTACACATTAACTCTGACTGTTTAACAAACTTGCAAAATACTTCATTCCAAAGAGAGACagaaagaagatgaaatataagagaaaatattacaTCAGCTGGCAGAACTCTCATGGGTGGTCGGCTGCTATGTCTAAGAGTTGTCTCAGGCGGGATTTCCCTTCTATGAGGACAGTATGTCTGAGGCCTAGTTGGCGGAATAGATCCGCGATGCCTGAGAACCATCTCCAAATTGTTCCGAGCAGGCCTTAGAGTGCTTCCTGAAGAATTCGTAGCAACTCTACTTGAAGCTGCAGCTACCTGCTGGTGAGAGTAAATATTTTGGCCTCTCACTCCTCGCATTTGTGGGATCATATGGTGATGATCGTGGTGCCAATTGTTGGTGGAAGGATGAAGATGACGGAAACTATTCTGGTGAGAGTAAATATTTTGGTCTCTCACTCCTTGCATTTGTGGGATCAAaggataataataatgataatcaTGACAATCGTGGCACCAATTGTTGATGGAAGGATGAAGATGATGGAAACTATACAGGTGAGAGTTAGTATTTTGGCCTCTCAATTCTTGCATTTGTGGGCTCAGATGATCGGGGCGCTGCCTGTTGAGGAAACCAAGGGTACCTCTACTGCTAGCTGTGTGATGATATCTTCGTACACCCTGCAAACTCCAAGTCCCCATAGAACCTTCAATGGAATTGCTGCCTGTGAAGATTATGATAAAGAAAACAAACGCTGTAAGAGTGGCTTTAAATAGAAACAACCATGCTCGTGAGAATAAGCAGCATGTTATCTATATGAAAGCGGCGGAAATGCTTTCACAATCAAAGATACAGAACCCGACAAAATCCtcaaaacaacttcaaaaaCTGTTTGCTAATTCCATCGTGTAAGCCAGATAACTTGTTGCAGACCGTTGAGTGATTTGAGTTTCTCGACATAAAATATATGCCATTGGTAATCCTACAAACTTACGTGACTTCATGTAATCCATCAGATCAGCATTAcagtaaaagtaattttacaatctgacaaactATATAAAGCTACATTAGtttatgagattacttttatgtaattaatttgtgGCTAAAGGGAAAATATGATAAGGAATCAATGACTTACCATTAATAGAAGGTGTTGCAGGAGTCTGGTTCGTGGCTGAAGTACCTTCGTGGGCAGAATTACTGCTCAACTGTCGGTCCGGTCGGAGAGTACTAGCTGGCTGAAAATGCAGAACCATATAATTTCCTGGAATCAAATGAGTATGTTCATTCACCATAAGATGATTCATTTCAGTAGCGCCTGATCTGTATCTCAAGTGCCTACTCGAGAGTCCTTCCATGAATGATGGATCACCGATTTCTCTGTAATATTGAGGCAGAGCAAAAGATGCAGAGTCCATCACAGCAACTCTATCAGCATCAGGATGCCTTGTATTCGAGGGGCCAGCTGAAGAACTAGAGCCTGAAGATGAGTTACTATGTTGGATGGTCCCAGAAATTCGTTCAGAATATCTTATCTCGCATAGACTCCGGGTATTATCCAAAGAGTGACTGCCGTCCCTTCCATGTTCATCTGCAGAAACTCCAGTGAATCCATAATTGCTGGAAGATGGCAATTGACTGGAGGCCGCATGCCTTTGTGAAGCAGCCCCAAGTGAGGATATCATgtcagaatgataaaatctggTTGGAGGTGCCCCGCCTGTACCAGGATTACGAAGATTCTGAATTTCGTCGTCCCAGTACGGCGCTGCTACATATTGGACGCCAGCATTGGCTGTGTTCTCCGAAGCTGATACCGCTGGTTGGATATTAGGTTGTGCAACGTTTTCATTACCTGTGTTCTGGCCATGTAGACCCGACTCAAAACCAGTCATCTGATTAGTAGATGGAATAGTTCCTCGCCCCATGTTGAGTACCAGCTTTCATTCCACAATACTGACAAAAGTCATTCAGGTCATCGGAATTAGGAACCATAatataacaataacaataattattggtaaataataacaaaaatttcatGCGCTGTTATTTATTTACAGGAACAcaatcttatataaaaatttatagcTTCCTCTGTAAAGCTTTCTTGTTGAAAGATGTACTACTTCGTACAAGGAATTCCTTATTTCCCAAACATTGGGATTAAAAGATGtacttttgttctttttctttttaaaaaaccccgggaaggaagaaaaaaaccagaagcagagagagagagagagagttcagcCTGAAATGGCATAAAGATCCTGCTATAATATCTAAATCCACAAACATCTACTTCTGAACGATCTCGTCCAAATCAACAAGAAAAGCATCCATAAAGAACCTGCTCTCTTTATATCCAATCAAATCTTCTCTTCTCCACAGTATTTACTACGTTATCATGAGCTTTCAAACTGATCCTACATATCCGTTTGACCTCGACAATCCACAAATCCCATGGCGAGTTTTCAGATGAATAAACTTCAACAGATCTTTAAAAAAACCAAGATAGAAGAAGTCTTCATACGGTTTCTACCAAATTCTTTATCCTTTACAATCTttaacaaaatgaaattttgttctttttcttgctGAAACCCCAGAGAGGGAGAAAAATcagaagcagagagagagagagaagagagttcTACAGCACATCGGTCTACAGTGGCATGAAGATCCTACTATAGTATCTAAATCCATCCATCCAAATAAGCTTTTTCTCTCCACGAGTACTTACTTGAGTTATAGAACTGATCATTCTTATCCTTTACTTTGACCTCTATATACAATCCGCATATCCCATGACGACTTTTCAGACGAATACACTTCAACAAATCCATGACgaacaaagaaaacaagaaataaatatacCGTTTCTACCAAATTCTTGATTACCCAGAAGGAAAAAGTTTACCattcaatttgaaaaacttCCTTCACCACCCAACCAATGCCAGAGAAGGAGGGAGCCGAGAAAGCTGATCGCCCGTTCGTTCTTGCGTCGGAGATGGAAGCTAATGGCTGGGACGCCACACAATTGGCATCGTCCTCCAAGAAGTTGAGAACAAGGTGATTAGTTTATATTATACTACAGTCTACAACCAATACGAAAGCCTTTCCCACCAAAGTTCAGGTTTCGTGGGACGTAAATAAGAACGTTGGAATTAATTCTTTTTGTGTTCTATTTTATGGTTTGGGCCGGCCTTTCTGATGCAGCCCATCTGTAAATCATGTGGATCGGGTGGGTCTCTTCACTTTCCTGATACAACCCGTTTCTCTCAATCGAGGCGGACCAGATTCAAAAGCGACGGCGTTTCTCCAAGGCTGCAGTCTCAGACTCGCAGCCACAACGTTATTTGTCCACCGCCTCTGGGTCTAGGAGAAAGTAAAGAAACCCCATAGTAGTACTAGTAGGATATGGGAAGCCAGCTGAAGAATAAGCGGCTACACCTCAATCCCAACTGGGCTCAACTTCAACaagtacctctctctctctctctctctctctctctctgcatataaacaaatatcttttctcagatcaaaattcatgtttttgttgTGCAGAAGCTGAAAAGCCATGACTCAAAACCTCAAAGACGCTCAAAAGGCTCACAAACCGAAAACCCGAAAACCATTCTGGGTAATATATTTGTTAACACTTCAAATACTGCTTTGCTTTGATTTTctgggttggtttttttttttttttttttgaatattcaaGCGTTTTATTAAATTCGGAATCGACCTGTCGCTTACTTATTTATGCTGCTTGTTGCTAATGCTGGTTGGTCTATATTCGGATTGtattttttgttccttttacTAAACATAAATTAGTGGGAGATTTTCTTGTGGCTAACTTTCGgtcaaagtttatttttttatgctatAGGACTGTTTGTATTCAGTTTTGTGGAAATAACTTTCTTGCTTCCGATGAAATAGAGTCGGTTGAATCTTCCATTCGGAAGCAAAcacaaataaatattgtatagaaACCATTCCTCTGTCTCAGTTCGAACGTTCTTTTGCTAAGACTTCTTTTCACAGGGAAGCGTAAGGAGAGGCCAAATGTAGAATTGGACGATTCTCCGATCAATCCTCTCGCTCCAATTAATGATGATATCAGGTGCTTCTTTATATCTATTTACTCTGATGCTCAATTTTATTGCAGTAAAATGTGGGATATTTTCATTACTTGGATATGTTATTGTTTCTTTAAGGTACCCAAGAGCTTGTTTCCATGTTGTGGCTTTCCTTTATTTAGGATAAAGAGACATTGtgacttattattattattatctccTGGCGATCTATTTATTTCTGTTCTTTTATCATGCTATAGCAATGTTACGTTACATTGCAACTTCAAACCACAGTACCATTGACGTGAAATATTTTCCCACTACTTTGAACACCATCAGGATATCTCCTTTATTCTTCATGTGAAAGCTGAGTTAGGtggggtttggatagtgagatgagatgagatggttttagatgaaagttgaaaattgaataaaatattgttagaatattttttttaatattattattattttgggatttgaaaaagttgaatttttttattgtattttatgtggaaatttgtgaaaattgtaatgatgagatgagatgggttgagatagtTTAGTGTAGTCTGTAACCACTCTTTCTGTAACCCCCTTTTTTCCTTGTTTCAACCGACACATGCCTTACATTTTCAATGATTTTCAGTGTAACAGATGTGGTAGCCATGGATTGTGAAATGGTCGGTGTTAGTCAAGGAAACAAAAGTGCCCTTGGACGAGTTACTCTGGTATTCATTAGTTTCTCTCTTTGTGTTTCTTACTTTTTGGTCTTTAAATGACTTCCATCTCTAAGATCGGTAATGCGCCCTACACTTGTCACAAATTCttacaactatttttacaaCCCAGTTTTAAATGGAAGGCAGATATGTAAAATCTGAAATTCAAATGAGATGGGAAACTCAAAAGGATTAGTATTGGTGGTAATATCACACTGGCTGGTTGTAAAtggattgtaaaatagttgtatcTGTATAATTATTCCTAAGGAATACACTGCTTTGATTATCATTGAGACACTATTTGGGCCTTTGTAGATGTTTCCTCAAAATAGTCAGTGACTTCACATCTGct
This genomic window contains:
- the LOC108992572 gene encoding ras-related protein RABA1f gives rise to the protein MAAYRAEDDYDYLFKVVLIGDSGVGKSNLLSRFTRNEFNLDSKSTIGVEFATRSVRVDDKIVKAQIWDTAGQERYRAITSAYYRGAVGALLVYDVTRHLTFENVERWLKELRDHTDSNIVIMLVGNKADLRHLRAVSAEDATAFAERERTFFMETSALESLNVENAFTQVLTQTYRVVSRKALDIGDDPTALPKGQTINVGTKDDVSAVKKVSCCSA
- the LOC108992194 gene encoding uncharacterized protein LOC108992194 codes for the protein MGRGTIPSTNQMTGFESGLHGQNTGNENVAQPNIQPAVSASENTANAGVQYVAAPYWDDEIQNLRNPGTGGAPPTRFYHSDMISSLGAASQRHAASSQLPSSSNYGFTGVSADEHGRDGSHSLDNTRSLCEIRYSERISGTIQHSNSSSGSSSSAGPSNTRHPDADRVAVMDSASFALPQYYREIGDPSFMEGLSSRHLRYRSGATEMNHLMVNEHTHLIPGNYMVLHFQPASTLRPDRQLSSNSAHEGTSATNQTPATPSINGSNSIEGSMGTWSLQGVRRYHHTASSRGTLGFLNRQRPDHLSPQMQELRGQNTNSHLYSFHHLHPSINNWCHDCHDYHYYYPLIPQMQGVRDQNIYSHQNSFRHLHPSTNNWHHDHHHMIPQMRGVRGQNIYSHQQVAAASSRVATNSSGSTLRPARNNLEMVLRHRGSIPPTRPQTYCPHRREIPPETTLRHSSRPPMRVLPADETVILDLLVLQQLYQLRNLTDSSNEELFALMEEDSDEEDELSEETIARQLRTRTNVSSAPIINPGETASVHQEAESCIICQHEYKDQEQIATLDCGHEYHAHCLKKWVRVRNVCPMCKSTALNTRRNEL